TATTGTCTAGAACCGGCACCGCGCTTTGCGATGCCGGTTTTTTCTTAGTTTTTATGCAGTCGATCCTAATTGTAGATGGTCACAGCGCTATCTTTGCCACAGAATATTTACTCCAGCTACATAGGGATAATCCAGGCATGGCTCGCACTGAGCTGCACAGGGAGTTAACCCGTTTTCAGGACACTTCTTCCTATGCTGTGGTACTTGTTTTCGACGGCAAAGGCCATGACAGGGATCAACCACTTCGCGGCGAGGAGGACATCATGGTCATCTACAGCAAAACAGGGGAAACTGCTGACACCGTCATCGAGAGGCTTGCGGCACGGTTTGCCGACAAATACCAATTAGTGGTGGCATCTAATGACCGCATGGTTTTAGATTGCGTATCAGCTTTTGGTGCAACACCGAGCAGCATCCGGAGCATGTGGGCAATGATTGATCACTACTAAACCCTGCTTTAATACTAGAACAATTCCCCTAATATTGTAAGTTTAGCTCGCGTATGTAGATAAGTGCGCAGCTAAGGTTTGTGGACTTTCACTGTAGCTTTTCGAATATGACCCGATACCCTCATATGACCAAACATCTCTCCATCGTTCTCGCTTCCAGTCTTGTGATTTCTTCGCAAATCGGGGCTGAGCCTCCAGCTGAGCCCAGAAATAGCGAGATTGCGCCGTTGATACGCAAGCTCTCACATCCTGACTTTCAGACCAGAGAGGACGCTAGCAAGGAAATTTGGCAGTTTGGGGTGGATGCGGTTCCTTATCTGGAGGATGCCTCAAAATCAAAAGATCCTGAGGTTGCCGCGAGAGCTGAAGTGCTGATCCGCAATATCGCTGCCGGCATCTTGCCTAACACACCTCCAGAGATCGCTGAATTAATCGACAAATACAGCCAGAACAATGTCAACGGCAAGCTGGCCATCCTCAGAGAACTCAGTGATAAGCGCGCCTACAAACAGATGCTACATATGCTCTCGTGGGAAAAAAATAACGCCCATCGAGATCTTTTGCTCAGAGATTTCCGAAATATCGGCCTGCTAGCTGCGCGACAAGCGATTCTGAAGAATGATCTTGATGAAGCTATAGAGCTGCTAAAGTTATCACCACGTGAAGAGAATACCCTCAGGGCTCTGGCTTTTTTACTCAAGCGAACCGGGAAAATTGATGATGAAATTGCCCGCATCCAAAAATTCAAAGCCAATGAAAACATCGATGAATGGCTGAAAATTCTGCTTCAGATCAAGGGGGACAAGAAGCTACTCAAGCAATTCGCTGAAAATCGTGGAGACGCGGATGTTCTCTCGACAGTGGCTGTATTGGATGGGGACCCAGTTCCTGCCTTCGATTTGATTGAGGGGCAGTTAAAGGATTCGGCCAGTTTGGCTGGCCTAAAAATGATTCGATCCACGGTTCTGAACCAGGGCGACCCCAAAAAAGCTGAGAAAAAAGCAGATAAACTAGCCCAAGCAATACTTGATGCCGCTCAATCAACTCAGAATGAGAGAGAGATGGAGCCAGCGTTGAGATCGCTCTTTGCAGGAGGTTATCAGGATATGGCTGGTGAGCTATTTTCACGGTATGATGACACTCAATACTCTCAATACCTTGATGCCTATGAAAGGCCTACTCAGGCGTTAGAGGTCATGGGAATCCCGTCTGCCAAAGATGCCCCCAAAGAGTATTACGATTGGGTCAAGGATTCCGTGAAGCGCTCCATTACAGAAGACCAGGATAGTGAGTCAGGCCATCAGGCGCGCATTTTAGAAGCGGCTATATTCTATTTCTCAAGAGGGGAGGTAGAAATTGCGCGCTCTACCCTCAAAGAGCTTCTGATTGTGCTCGAGAAAGAAGGTCTTGATAGATGGCATGAAGTCGTCCGCAGCCTTCCTGAGGCTGGCATGTCTGAGATGGCTGTGGAGTTTATTTTAGAGCGAGGTAATGCAAACAATGATCTCGATAATATGGTCAACGCTCTTTACGGGGATACCCTAGCCATCAATCGAATATGGAAGAGCTTGCGCGATAGAGAGAACACGATCGAAAAAGACTTTGTCGACATGTCCATCCTTATGGGGATGTATCGTTCGAAACTTGCCGAAGGGAAGAAGCTTGAGGCATATGTGCTGGAGAAAGCCAAGAAAAGTGGCCGCAATGCCTACATCGACATGCTTTTCAGTCTCGCTGAGGCTGCTACTGTAAGGAATGATCTCGCTGGAAGTCTGGACTACTATCGAGTGATCAGCAAGCTGGGCAAAGAAGTTGCTGATCGCGGTGACTGGAGAAGTCATTACCGTGAGCTCGCTGAGGGCCTTCAGAGCTGGAAGGACTACATTTCTGCTTATGAACTTCAGGAAAACAATCTGCGAGAGCTTCCTGTTGAGATGGCGAAATATGCTATTTCATTAAAAAAAGTAGGCCGTAACCGGGATGGGGATGAGCAGCTGGAGAAGGCTGTGACTATGACCCTGAGTATTCCAACGGAATACAATGAGATCGCCCTTTTGCTCTATGGTGCAGGCTACAAAGATCAAGCCATACAAATGTGGGAAGATACTTTAATCGGGTTCAAGCCGACGGACTGGGAATTCCATTACACGCTACAATACATGGGCCTCTTATCCCGTTATCACATTTTGAAGGGTGACTGGAAAATGGCGTCAACAGTCGCCAGTGTTGAGGCAGCGCTCAGTCTCAAAAATTTGTCACGTGATTTCAGCCCGGCGTACTCATTGCGTAGCGGATTCTACGCCTTTTTCACAAGCGGCATGCTGGACTACCATTCAAACAGAAAGGAGGTAGCTATCTGGAAGCTGCATAAAGCCCATCAAATGGGTATCGGAGACGGCCTGTTAGCCGATGAGTTCTACCCATCTATGCGGAATACGAGCTTAGCCAAAGAGTACGATGCTTGGTTTGGCGATGCTTATGCCTTTTTGGAAAAGGTTCTTCAAAAATACCCCAACGCACACAACACTCACAATACCATTGCTTGGCTCGGGTCCCGTGCCGTTAGGAATCTGGAAGGGTCACTCACCCATGCTCAAAAAGCGGTTGAGTTAGCCCCTAAGCAGGGCGCTTATTTAGATACCTTGGCTGAAGTTTACTTCGCGAGAAGAGACCGCAGATCTGCCGTCAAGTGGAGCCAGGCCGCAGTACAATCAGTCTCTGACGGTTCAATGGCGTATCAGCGGGCTCAAGATACAGTATACAAGAGTCACATAGACCTCACTGATCAGATGAAAAGGTTCAAGACTGAGGAGTTCCCGTCTGCTGAAGTGAAACCATCGACCAAGAAGAACTAAGCACCCATGTGGCGTCTCATAATTTTGGTCTCCGCTATTCCTTTTATCGCTGGAGGCTTGGCAGCACATCTACTCGGGGTCCGCTTTCTCAAGCGCAGTATGCAGACGCATCTCGATGTAGAGACTCTCATGAAGAAACTATTGCTGTTATCAGGTCATGCGGATGACGTGGTTCAATACAGCACGAAATACTGGAGCGCTGCTTCTAATCTGAATGAAAAACAATTTGTGCTGGATGAAAAAATCCGCACGAATAGGGACGTTAACTCACTCGCGCATGCGGCTATCCAGTTTGGTCTTTATAGCTTGCAAAGAGAACACTCGGCAACCATCCAATGGCGCGTGAAAGTAGTTAAATCTGGCTACCTCCTACCTACCTTTGTCATCCTGATCGCGCTCTTCACGAGCCTTGTGGGCAAGTTGCCGGTTAAGATTGCCTTGGCGGCGGTGGCTGCGAGTTTCGGCTTCATCACTGTCATGCTTTGGCTCAGCATGCCCGTCGAGCGAGAGGCAGGTAAGTATGCCGCTGAACTCATAGAGGAACACAGGCTGTTCGCACGTATCCGAGAGGAAGAAGCGGTGGTTAGAGCCATTCATGCAACTGTATGGACGTCTTTAATTCCAGGCGTGCTGCGCAAATTAATTGTAGGCTCACCAGCAATAAAAAGCCCGGACTCATAGACAGAGCCGGGCTGTAATGGTTTGGGCAGTCAAGCTGCACAGGTCGGTCTTAGACTAGCTCTGCAGCGACGATGTCTTCAACAGTTTGTCTTGGGCGCACTACTTTTGATTCACTGCCATCCACTAGAATTTCTGCGGGGAGGCCGCGTGTATTGTAGTTGGAAGCCATGACATAACCGTATGCACCTGCGCTGAGAAGAGCGATCACATCACCTTCATCAAAGTTTGGTAGCGGGCGATTCTGGCAGAAGAAGTCACCAGTTTCACAAATAGGGCCTACTACATCAACAGTCTCGGTGGTATCATCAGCGGGCTCTCTAACTGGTGCGATATCGTGATGACCTTCATAGAGCGCAGGGCGAATCAGATCATTCATTCCAGCGTCAACCACCTTGAACGTTTTGGCAGTGCCTTTCTTCTCATAGAGACAGCGCGTAAGCATGACGCCGGCATTACCTGCAATGTAGCGGCCTGGTTCCACCAAGATCTTCAATCCAAGTCCCTTGAGGTGGGGCAGGATGCCTGCACAATATTGCTCGATCGTCAGCGGGCGCTTGTCTTCAAGCTGGTTGGCCCACCACTCAGGCTTGCCTGAATCGAGGGACTCATCATAAACGATCCCTACGCCGCCACCGATAGAGAAAAATTCTATATCGTAGAGCCCTTTGAGATCAGCAGCAAGTGGAGCCACTTTCTCGACAGCTTCAATGAAAGGTGTGACTGATGTGAGTTGGGAGCCGATGTGCATCTGCAAGCCACGCAGTTTGATATTCTGAAGCTTAGCGGCACGCCCGTAGGCATCACGGATAAATTCAAAATCAATGCCGAACTTGTTTTCTGACTTCCCGGTAGAGATATACTTGTGAGTCTTTGCGTCTACATTTGGATTCACGCGGAGGGCAACAGGAGCAACAAGTCCCAGTTCACCAGCAACTTTATCGATGAATACGACCTCAGCCTCGCTCTCAGCATTGAAGCAGTAGATACCTTGTTTAAGAGCATACTCAATCTCTTCGCGTGTCTTGCCAACACCGGCAAAGGTGCATTTTGCCGGGTCGCCACCAGCTTTGATGACTCGATACAGCTCACCGCCGGATACGATATCGAATCCGCTTCCTAGCTCAGCTAGTAGACGCAGCACTGAGATGTTTGAGTTAGCTTTAACTGCGTACTCAATCGCGTGATCCACCTCGCTCAACGCTGCATCAAGTCGGGTGTAGTGATCGCGAAACGTGTTGGCACTATAGACGTAAGTCGGAGTGCCGTAGGTGTCTGCAATGGTCTGCAAGCTCACGTCTTCACAGTGAAGCTCGCCATTATGATAATGGAATGAATGCATAGTGTTTAATGAAATTTAGAATAGATTAGATGTCTGTTACGTCTGGGTAGCTCCCTAGGAGCTTGACGAGTGAGCAGTGACGAGAAAGCTCATCGAGCGCCGCTGCTACATTCTCGTCTTCACAGTGTCCAGCCAAGTCTACGTAGAAAATGTACTCCCAGTCCCTCTGCTTTGAAGGGCGTGACTCGATCTTGGACATGTTGATCGCGCAGGATTCGAATGAGGTCAAGGCCTTCACCAAGGATCCGGGCTGATCCTTCATGCTGAACAAGATGGAAGTTCTGTCATTGCCGGTAGGCGGGCACGTTTTCTCACCAATGACGAGGAAGCGTGTCGTGTTTGTAGCTCTGTCCTGTATACACTCTTCCATCATATGCAGGTCGTACATTTCAGCTGCCAATGGGCCTCCGAGTGCGGCAGCACCTTGGTGCGCATTTTCTTTGGCTAGTTTGGCGGCTTTAGTTGTGGAGGAAACCTCCACGAGATCCGCCTTAGGGAAATTCTGGAGAATCCAGTTGCGACACTGTCCGAACACCTGTGGGTGCGAATAGAGGGTCTTAATTTCCTCACGCGGGATGCTGGCCATTAACCCGTTCTCGATTCGAAGCAGGATTTGAGCACAAATGCGGAGAGGGGAGTCTACGAACAAATCAAGGGTGTGAGACACAGCGCCTTCGGTAGAGTTCTCAATTGGTACGACACCGTAACTCGCTTTTCTGCGGGCCACTTGATCAAATACTTCGGCAAAGTTAGCTTGGGGCAAGTACTCCACTGAGTGGCCAAATTTCTTGATGGCAGCCTGATGAGTCCAGGTTCCTTCAGGACCCAGGTAGGCGATTTTGAGATCATCCTCCAGCGCAAGTGCTGCGGACATAATTTCTCTATAAATGGCCCTAATAGACTTTTCAGGAAGTCTTCCTTGGTTTTTCTCAACAAGCTTTCTGAGCAGGCTTTCCTCACGTTCGGGGGCGTAGATCTGAAGGCCCTCTTGCTTCTTGATTTCTCCAACGATATGTACGCACTCAGCCCTCTGGGATAATAGGTCCAGAAGCTGGGTGTCGATGGAATCAATTTTCTTACGTATGTCGTCTAAAGGCACGGCGCTAATATAGTGTTTGTAAAATGGTAGGGGACAAAATCCCTGAAACGTCTGCTAGGCATTTGAACCTTCTTGATCGACTGATGTGCCGCCATCAAGTTCAAGCGTTGCTTCCTCTTTGTCAGATGCAGGCTGAGATTGATCTTCCTCATCAGATTTTGGCTCAGGAAGCTTCACTGTCCTCAGTTCTCCAGCGTTGGGAAGATCGTCGATAGACTTAATCCCGAAGTGTTCATAAAATAAATCAGTCGTCTCGTATAGCAAAGGGCGTCCAGGAAGGTCCGCGCGGCCACCAATACGAACTAATTCACGATCCAATAGTTTCTGAATCATGCCGTCACATGAGACGCCACGAACAGCTTCCATAGCAGCTTTAGTGATAGGTTGACGGTAAGCAATAATCGCAAGGGTCTCCATAGCTGGACCACTCAAGCGTTGAGGCTTCTGGCCGGGAAACAGCTGGCGTACAAAATCAGCATACTCCGGCTTCGTATAGAATTTCCAACCCTTGGCGCGCTCAATGATGACAAAGGCACGGTGATTGGCATCATAAAATCTATTCAGGCTAGCCAGAGCCTCTGAAACTTGCTCCTCAGATGTGGTGGCAAGACTAGCCAGTGACGGATCTAATGTGCGGTGTTCGCAAGAATCTCCGGCATCTTCATTTTCGACTTTGATTAATTCGTCAGCCTCAGCAACACGCGCACGAACAAGTCTAGCTAGTTCGTGGGTTGGTAATGGATCTTCGGATGCAATCAGAAGTGCTTCGAGAATGGCTGTCAGTTCCATAGATAGATGCACAGACTAGATACGGGGTGAACGAATGCAAGTACAAGACGCTTCATACGATGAAAGACCCAAATAAACTCAAAACGCATCCGACCAGCGAATTCACCCATGGATTCATTACTTATACATAACTTCGCACAATGTATGTAATGCGGATATCGTAACTGTGGTCTACAGCCCTACTCCCAATCACCCTGAAAAAGGATGATCTTGACGTTCGGGAATCAGCTGCGAAGTATTGTTAGTAATGAAGCACCTCATGAGATCCCTTGCTCTCGCAGCTGTAGCCTGCAGCTCATCACTGACTCTTACCAACTGCGCCGGCACATACGGCGGATACGGCAAACCTAATATGGGAACCACGCCTACCACCGAGGAGCGCTCACTGCAGATCAGCTCGGAACCTACAGGCAACTTCTACTATGGTCGCCGCTATTTCGTCTATAAGACCCGCTTTTGGGGTTACCTACGAAAGCCGAGGCAGCCATGGTCAGAGGCTGCGCTTGTCATCATGAATGAAAATTCAACCTATCAGCCCGACCGCCTGCCTGAAGATGGTCCCTATGACGAGCGCCACGGCTATGACCAAAACTACAATTACAAAATTACTGGCTCATACACAGGTCGTAAAATATACGACCCCAACAGCAACCTGTTTCTCCCGGAATTTAGAGCGACTAGCTTCAAGCTGATTGATCGTTCACCAGGTTGGCTATTTAGCCCCGCCGACCACTATAATCCAAGCGTCATCACATTGACGAATAAATCGGTACAGATGCCGCGCTAGTGACCGGTGCGGGGTTAGTCAAGGTGACTCCGCATCCATCCAATCTCCGCTCTCAATAAGCTCGAGCTCTTCCGTTGCCGGCAAATACTCCCAGACAATAGCCTGGTCGCAGTTCTCGCATTTACGCACCTGCACACTTTTCTTTTGGTATTCACCACCCTCGTATTCATCTAGGGCCGCCATCATCGAGTCTCCAATTCTGTATACCTCCCCGATCACCTCACTGGCGTCATCTCTATCATTGGAGAGCTTGATACCCGGATACCAATCGACACGATATAGTCTACCGCTCACGACTCCAGGGCCAAGAAGCTCTGCACCAGCCATGCGAAAGCTATTGGACGCCCCCTGCCTTAGCGAGCCATAGACAAACACCTCAAACATGAATCACGCAAGCCTCACGTAAAGATCGTGTTAAATACTCATAAGCCACACAGGGTCAACATGTTAACCTACTTATTCGGTTGGTACGCTACCGTTTCACAGAGGAAGCTGCGAACATCATCAAGCCCCTCTTCTTGGTCAGCTGAAATCGGGATGATTTTCACCTTCGGGAATCGCTGTTTGAAGTTCTTAAGGTTTTCATCAGCCCCCTCCAAGTCCATTTTGTTGGCGATCACGATCCAGTCAAATTTAGCCAGATCTTCATCGTACATACTTATTTCTGCACGCAGGGTTTGCAGGTCTTCAATAGGATCTCGACCGTCAACTCCTGCCATGTCGATTACGAAAAGCAATAAGTGGCAGCGTGTGATGTGCCTGAGGAATTCATGACCCAGGCCACGGTTCTGGTGAGCGCCTTCAATAAGCCCAGGGATATCAGCTACTGTGCATCGCTTGAATCCAGGAAATTCAACCACACCCACCATAGGCTTTAAGGTGGTGAATGGATATGAGGCGATCTTCGGCTTAGCTGCTGAGAGCTTGCTTACCAATGTAGACTTGCCTGCATTCGGGAATCCCACCATGCCGGCGTCAGCAATTCTTCTCAACTCAAAATAGAAGACCCCCAGATCTCCCTCGGTTCCCAGAGTATGCTCTTCGGGCGCGCGATTGGTGGACGACTTGTAGTGCCAGTTCCCTTTTCCTCCCTTGCCCCCTTTACAGAGGACATATGTCTGGCCATGCTCGGTCAAATCAACAACAGGATCAAGATCGATGCCTTCATCTCGTTCCATGGCGACAGCCTCCTGAAGGTCTATTGCGGGACTGCGATAAATCACGGTGCCCGGCGGGACCTTGGCGATAACTGTCTTGCCATTCTTGCCGTGCTTGCGCTGGCCAGCGCCATGACCACCACCTTTGGCGACCAACTTAGGATCGTAGAAGAAAGCTTTCAGGTTATCTGTGTGGTTGGAGCACTCAATGATGATATCACCGCCATCACCGCCATCACCCCCATCTGGACCACCCTTGGGCAGATATTTTTCCCTGCGGAAATGGACGACTCCATTACCACCATCTCCTGCCTTGCAATATACTCGGATGTGATCGACAAACATAATAGTTCAGAATTGTATGAGGGTTTGATAACCTGCGGGCGCGCTACATAACAGCAAAACCCGATTCGGCAACCAACAAATGCTCCCCGTTCAACTAATTTTGTGTCTTTCAAGGCCTTAAAGGCGCTCCAAAACACCTAATTTAGCCTGAAATTTGACGTTAGTTAAGAAATATGAATCATTTTCCTAAATTTTCTCTTGGCAAACATGCCTGATTCGTGCAAGTTCCCGCCCCCGTCGCAGACAGATGTGCGACGAAGCAATTTTTAACAAGATCCTAGATCATGGTAGCACTTCGACTCAACCGCCAAGGTACAAAAGACCGCCCTTACTACAAAATCGTAGCTGTGGACAGCCGCGCACGCCGTGACGGCCGCTACATCGAGCAGATTGGTAACTACAATCCAATGATTGAGGGTGTTAACTACAACCTCGACCTCGACAAGGCTGAGAAGTGGATCAAAAACGGTGCTCAGCCATCTGACACAGTTTCAAGCATCATCAAGAAGGCCCGCAAGGCTGCTCTTGAAGCTTAATCCATCTTCCCTACAAAGTTTTCATTAAGCCGTCCGCTTTTAGCAGACGGCTTTTTTACGTTCCCTCCTCACGTGTTATAATGTAGCTCGCTCGATCTAATCTAGGCATCAAAAAAGCACCTACCATGTTAATGGTAGATGCTTTACGAAAATTTAATAAGCGCCTGACTGGCTACACCAGCGGAAGATCGTAACTGCGACCAGATTTACCCTCGAACCAGTTAATGTAGGCAGCGTTCACTGTAGCCATTCCACCAGGAGTCGGGAAGTCACCAGTGAAATACCAATCACCACATGGCCCTTTGATCGAAGCATGAAGGTTATCGATGGTCTGGAAGATGATCTGAACCTCACCGTCCCAGTCTACATCTTCAGGGTAGACCATGCGACTGACTTCAGCTGAGATTTGATCGTCAGTGAAGCACTCATAAACGCGCTTCACTTGATTAACTCGCTCTTCAGCCGGCTTACGAAGCTCTTCCTTGCAAGCTTCGTAAATTTCCTTAAGGAGCTCATTGTTGCCCTCACGCTCATGGAGAGCCACTGCAGCCTGGAAGGCAATGAACTTGCCAAGTTCGGACATATCAATGCCGTAACAGTCAGGGTAGCGGATTTGAGGCGCTGTAGAGCAAACAACAATCTTCTTAGGATTCGTTCTAGAGAGAATCTTTAGAATAGATTGCTTCAAGGTGGTTCCTCGAACAATCGAATCATCCAGCATCACGAGTGTATCCACCGGCTTCACCAAGTCATAAGTGATGTCGTAAACGTGGGATACCAACTGAGCCCTGCCTTTCTCCTGGGAGATGAAGGTGCGCATTTTGATGTCCTTATGCGCCACCTTTTCAGATTTCGGCCAGTTTCTCAAAATTACTTTATCAAGCATCTCTACATCGAGAGTGCCGTTTTCGATGGCTTCCACAAGCTCGGCGCGGACCTGCTGACGGCGATACATGCGCAAGCCATCCATAAGTCCATAGTACGCGGTCTCCGCCGTGTTTGGAATGAATGAGAATACAGCCTTGTCGAAGTCATTATTCATGGCATCAACCACCTGATCCACAAGAGCCGCCCCCATAGCCTTACGTTCACGATAGATAGAAGGGTCGTTACCTCGTGAGAAATAGATGCGCTCAAAGGAGCACGGGGCCTTTTGAACCTCTGGATGGAAGCGCTCAGTGCGAATCTCGCCGTTATGGCCTATAATGGTCACATTACCGGGCTCCATCTCTTTGACCTGCTCCTTGTTGGCCTCAAAGACAGTCATGAGAGGTACACGTTCTGAAGCGAATGCTATCACTTCATCATCAATATAATAATGGCATGGACGAATGCCGCGAGGATCACGCATGACAAACGTGTCCCCGTTACCTACGGCGCCGCAGATCGCATAACCTCCATCCCAAGATTTAGCTGATTCACTGATTATCTGCAGCAAGTCAAGATTCTCAGAGATCATGGCGGGAATCTCTTGGCCGTCCACTCCCTTGTCACGCAGTTCACGATAAAGATCCGTGTGTGCCTCATCCAGGTGGAAGCCCAATTCCTCAAGTACAGTTTGCGTATCTGTACCAAAAACCGGGTGCTGCCCCCTTTCGATCAACTTCTGATTCAATGCTCCTGCATTGGTCATATTGAAGTTACCTTGAACCAGAAGAGTTCTTGTTGGCCAGTTACTGCGACGCAGGTATGGGTGACAGGAGCCCTCATCAAAGCGACCTGAGGTTCCATAGCGCAGGTGCCCCATCAATACTTCACCACCGAAATCGAATACGTTTTTAACGCTGCCAGCGGAGCTGGGATCGAGCATCTGCTTGCGGGCAAGCTTGTTGAACGTTTTGATCTCTTTATTGAAGACTGTAGCCAAGGAGTCCTTGCGGGCATCGCGGCGGCGAAAGATGTATGGCTGCCCGAGTGGCATACCCAGCTTACAGCAACCGATGCCAATACCATCTTGACCACGATTGTGCTGCTTCTCCATGAGAAGGAAGAGCTTGTTCAAGCCCCACAGCGGAGTGCCGTATTTTTCAATATAATAGGAAATAGGCTTTCTAAGGCGGATCAAGGCGATGCCGCACTCATGCTTTAAAAAGTCGCTCATGAATCAATATGTTCGGTGATTGATTGAAAAATAATAAGTTGAGGTGCCGGAAAGTGGCACCTCTTGTAAAGTTTGGCAAATTAAGCTTCGCGCTCAACTACGCGAACACCCTCCTGGGATACCACCTTGCCAATGACATGTCCGCCCGGGCCGGCCTTGAGGATCTTGTCAGTATCCTCAGGTGACACGATGCATACCCAGCCGATACCCATATTGAAAGTGTGGAACTTATCCTCAGCATCCACGTACTTGAAGACTTTGCGCATTACCGGATTGTCCCAGAACGGGATTTCCAAGTCAGCCCCAAGACCACGGAAGAGGCGCTCCAAGTTCTCAGGTAAACCTCCACCCGTGATGTGAGCCATTGCTTTTGGGGTCACACCTGCTTCACGAACATCCTTAACGACATCGTGGTAAAGGCGCGTCGGAGCAAGCATTTCACGCACCTCCTCAGCGGAGAAATCAGAACCGTGCTCAGCCAGGACGCGACGGATAAGGCTCCAGCCGTTGGCGTGTGGTCCATCAGATGCATAGCCCACCAGAACATCACCCTCCTTCATCGTGGATGGATCAATCAGGTTCTGCTTCTCAGAGCAGCCAATGCAGAAACCGCTAAGCTCAACAACATCCTCCGGGACGATGCCCGGCATTTCAGCAGTTTCACCACCTGCAAGTATGCATCCGCAATCTTCCAGGTAGTCACACATTCCAGCAATGAGGGCTGTAATGCGTGGCTTATCGAGTTTGGCGATACCGATATAATCAAGA
Above is a genomic segment from Rubritalea squalenifaciens DSM 18772 containing:
- the purM gene encoding phosphoribosylformylglycinamidine cyclo-ligase, producing MINPENRKLSAWDLPRGGGLLQQSHTMAGKLTYKESGVDTREAAALVGDIGTHVRRTQQQRQLHGAFGLFAAAYDLSEYKEPVIVTGCDGVGTKLELLLEHDELAIAGKDLVAMSVNDILTTGGDPLLFLDYIGIAKLDKPRITALIAGMCDYLEDCGCILAGGETAEMPGIVPEDVVELSGFCIGCSEKQNLIDPSTMKEGDVLVGYASDGPHANGWSLIRRVLAEHGSDFSAEEVREMLAPTRLYHDVVKDVREAGVTPKAMAHITGGGLPENLERLFRGLGADLEIPFWDNPVMRKVFKYVDAEDKFHTFNMGIGWVCIVSPEDTDKILKAGPGGHVIGKVVSQEGVRVVEREA